A window of Sodalis praecaptivus genomic DNA:
GGCGTCTCGTTTGCCGGGGGCGGCCTTGCCGTCCCTAACGGGAAACCGGTTACAAGCAACGATTGATGAGTGTACACGGCCGTAAAGACGCTCGGCGCTGAAGCGATTTACGCCTGATGCACATAATTAACCCGCCTCTGCCATAGGTGGGCGAGCGCGCCTGCAAGACTACCGATCGCGGTCGCCAGGGCCAAACTGGCGAACGTTGCCAGTGAGGGCGGTAAGTGCGAGGCGAAGTAGGCCATCAATCCCAGGAAGAAGCCCAGCAGATTATTAACGAGCGGCACTTTTGCCAGCGATAGCGCAATGGCGGTGACGATGATTACCACCGGCGTCAGCGCGTAGGCGCCAAGGAGCGGACTGAGCGCGGCGATGAGGTATGCGGCACCCATGCCCAGCGCCATGCCGATCAACACGCATACGAGGTTGATAAGTCCGCTACGCACATTCAGTCCCCGGGTAAAAAAGGCAATCCAACCCACAAACATCGCCCAGACGGGTAATTCCAACACCATGACGAAGGTGGCGGCCGAGGAGGCGACCGCAGATTCGCCGAGCACTACGGTAAGATGCTTACGCCAGGAATGAATCGCCATGGGATGCCTCCGTCAAGAAATGGCTTATCTGCAAACCGCATAGCGGGCGGGACGGCAGGGATGCCGTTGCAGCGCAGGCAGGGAGCGCGGCGACAAGCGGCGCGCCGGCACGCAGTGCATCAACCTCGTTCAAGCGGCCGGGTAGGGAAATGACGCGTTTCATGTAAGTCCTCCTGATGTGAGCAGATAAGCGAAGCCGCCGTTGGCCGCTTAATCGGGCCATGGTGCCACTGCGACCGCGCGAGCCACGGGCTAAGGTCATTGAATCATGCTGTCTGCTCTACCGGGCCCTGCGTTCTCCGTCTGGCCCGCGCCATGAAAGCGCCTCGCCCGTGGCAATCATTATGTTTGTTTACAACAGTGAGATAAATCCCGTTAAATGGGCATGACAATTCAACCGGAGTAAACAATCAGCCTTATGGATCGCTTTGACGCGCTACAGCTTTTTATCCGCATTGTAGAACTCGGCAGTTTCAGCCGGGCCGCGGCCGCACAGGCGATCCCGCGCGCCACCGCTTCGCTTGCCATCAAAGCGCTGGAAGCCAGATTAGGCACCCGGCTACTTGATCGCACCACGCGCCATGTGCGGCCGACGCTTGATGGTCAGGCGTTCTATACGCGGTGCGTGCAAGTGCTTAGTGAACTTGAAAGCGCCGAATCCTCGCTGCGCCATGTCGCCGCCAACCCGCGCGGTACGCTGCGTGTGGATATGCACGGTACCCATGCGACGAGAATCGTTTTGCCGCGCATAGACGACTTTCGCGCCCGCTATCCGCATATCGATCTGGTCGTCAGCAGCGGCGATAGGCTGGTGGATTTGGTACCTGAAGGGATTGATTGCGCCATACGTGCAGGCAACCCCCGCGACTCAACGTTGGTGGCCCGGCGCCTGGCCGTGATGCCGCAAGTCATATGCGCGAGTCCGGAATACCTCGCACGCTTTGGCACGCCGCGCCATCCCGATGACTTGCCGGCCCATCAGGTTGTGAAATTCTTCTCACGCAGTAGCGCCATGGACGATACCCTGGAACTCATCATTGAGGGGCGGGTGGTCGAGTTTGCACTGCCGGGATGGATGGCGGTCAACGACGCCGAGAATTACGTCGTTAGCGCTTTGCGCGGTTGCGGATTGATTCAACTGCCGCGCTTTCATGTGGAAGAGGCGCTGCGGAGCGGGCAATTGGTGGCAGTGCTGAGCGAGTGGCCCTGTCCGATGTTCCCGCTATCCGCGCTGTATCCATTTCACCGCCAGCTGTCCCCGCGGGTGCGCGTCTTTATCGACTGGCTGAGTGTCCTGTATGAAGAAAAATTTGGCCCCCTTACCGCCATGCCTTAATGTGTGTGCAATATCACAAATTAATCATGTTATCTTTGACCTTAAAGAAAATCGGCGCTAGCTTCACTGCAAGATGAAACGTTTCATTTTTGGCTGGGGAACATGGTTGCAACCATAAAAGACGTTGCCGTCAAGGCAGGGGTGTCGCTAGGTACCGTGTCAAAGGTCATTAATGGCGACCCGAGCGTCAGCGATAAACGCCGAGAACGCGTGATGGCGACCATTGCGGCGTTAGGTTATTCGCCTAATAGCATTGCGCAAAATTTGCGCACCGCCAACTCCAAAACCATCTCGGTGCTGCTGGCCAATATCACCAACCCGTTCCAAATGGCGCTGGCGAAAGGGATTGAGGAAGTTGCCGTGGCGCACAGCTATAACCTGACCATTAGCGCCACTAATGAGCAAAGTGCTAAAGAACTCGAAAGTCTGGCGATGTTCGAGCGAAATCGCAGTGAAGGGATCATCATTTGTAGTACGGGTAAAACCAAAGAAAAGATTTGCTCACTGATTGAAAAAAATATCCCGGTGGTGATGGTGGACCGTTTCGTTCCCGGCATTCCCTGTGACTACGTTGGGGATGATTTTTCCCACGCGATTGACATTGCGCTGCAACATTTACAGGCATTGGGACACAACCGCATTGGTATTATCCACGGCGACATGAATACCTATCACGGCGAGTACCGTCATGGCCTGGTGCTGAGCCAGATGCGCAAACTCGGGCTCTCCCAAGATAAAGATTTGCATAAGACCGGGCCTTATACCTACGAGCAGGGGGAGCAGGCGTTCAGGGAATTGCTGGCGATGTCGGTACCGCCGACGGCGATTCTGGCGGTCAATAACGTGTTGTGCGCGGGCGCTATCCATGCGGCAAACCAGAGCGGCGTCACTATCCCGGACGACGTCTCGCTTATTCTCATCAATGAAAACAACTTTATGTGGGATATCGTTTCGCCGGGTATCACCATGGTGACCCAGTCGCCGCTGACCATCGGGCGTCGCGCCGCGAATATCATTTTCGAGCGTCTGCGGAATAAAGAAAAAACGGCGTTTACCGCGACGCTATTGGCGCCGACCCTGGTCACTCGGGAATCGACGCGCAGCCTTTAATTTTTTTTAAGATAAAAATGAAACGTTTCATTTTTGCGATGATAGGCATAAAAGGCATATAAAATGCAAAACTCTGTAGTGCTTACCCTGGATATTGGGACGACGTCCTGCAAGCTGGTCCTTATCGATAAAAACGGCCATGAGCTGTTCTCTGACAAGGCCCACTATCCACTTTTGTTCCCGAAACCGGGTCAGGTTGAACAGGATCCGCAGGCGATCTGGTCGAGTATTCAAACCCTGCTCAAGCGTTTATCACGCGATGCCGGCGAAACCTACGACATCGAAGCGATGGCCATCAGCTCGCAGATCAGCGCGCATTTTCTGGTTGATGAGGCGGGGACGCCGCTGACCAATATCATCTCATGGATGGACAGCCGCGCGGCAGCACAAGCGCGTGACTTGGTCAGCGCTTATAGCAAAGCACAACTGCGCGACGCGTTGGGCATGGACATGCTGATAGGGCCGGCATTTAGCATACCCAAGCTTAAATGGCTGGCGACCCACGCCGCGCCAACGCTTGCGCGCGCGCGGTATCTGATACAAATAAAAGAATATGTTATCTGGCAGCTCACGGGAGAATGGCGTTCCGACCTGACCAGCCTGAAGGGGGTTGTCAACCAGCAAACCCGCCGCCTTTCCACCGAATTACTGCGCTGGGCGGGGGCGCCGGAGGGCATTATCCCTCCCTATGGCGACCCGTGGGAAATCGCCGGTTATACCAAAGCGGATGTGGCCGGCAACCTGAATATCCCGGTCGCCATGCCGGTGATTTTGGGCTGGAATGATTTAAACGCGGCCATTCTCGGTACGGTGGGGGTACCGCGTCATAACAGTGGCTTTGATATTACGGGGACATCGGAGCATATCGGTTTCGTCGGGGCGGAAGTGCTGGCGACGTCCCCGGAAGGGATCAACTGCCTGCCGTTCGTCGATGATGTAATGCTGTCCTACGGCGTGACCTCGTCGGGCGGACAGGCGCTACAGTGGTATATGAATAACATTGCGGTCAGCAAAAATTATGTCGATATCGAGCGCCATGTGCATCGGGTACCGCCCGGCGCGGAACAACTGCTATTTCTTCCTTACATCAACGGTGAGCGTAACCCCTGGTGGAACCCCAATGCGCAGGGGGTATTTTTTGGCCTGCGCGCGCACCATACCAAAGATCATATGACCCGTGCCGTGCTGGAAGGCGTCGGGTTTGCGCTAAAAGCGAATACCTCTCGCCTGGAGACGATGCCTGAGGCGTTCGTGATCTCCGGCGGCGCCAGCGCTCTCGACATCTGGAACCAGATCAAAGCGGATATCATGGGAGTGCCTTTTAAAAAGCTCAACACGACGGAGGCCGGATGTCTGGGAGTGGCTATTTTGGCCGCCAAAGCGCTCGGCTGGTACCGTTCTTTAACGGTCGCGTCCGAAAATATGATACGCACAGCGAAAGTCTATACGCCAAATAGTGAAAACCATCGACTGTATAACCAAAAATTCACCACCTATTTGCGCCTTTATGACGCGCTGAAGCCGGTATTCGACGTCAATGTTAATCAAGTTGAGGAAGTAGAATAATGAAAGCCATCATTTACGGCGCGGGGAAAATATCGCGCGGGTTTATCTCGCAATTAGTTTATCTGGCGGGATACGACATCGTGTATGTCGACATTAATGACAGCCTGTTGGCGCAATTAAGCACGCGGAAACAATTCACGGTCCATGTTATGGGCGCTAGCGAAAAAAATACGCTCATTACGGGTTTTAAATGCCTGTCGCTTACCGATACGGCGGCCGTCGCACGGGAGCTCCAAGCGGCGGATATCGTGTTCACCTCGGTCGGCGGGAAAAATTTACCCTCGCTTGGGGCGACGATTGCGGCGGCTTTTACCGAGGTTTTCGACGGCGGGGGACCAAAAGGCTTTCTCAACATTATAACCTGTGAAAACTGGAAAGATCCGGCCAGGGTATTGGCTGAAAGCATCCGCGGCCACCTGAGTGACGATCGGGCAAAACGGTTCGACACCTGCATTGGGGTAGCGCAAGCCGTGGTGATGCGTTCCGCCGTTGATGCGACGCCCGACATACTTAAACAGGATCCCCTGACGGTGCCGGTTCAGGATTTTTGGCAGCTGCCGGTCGATATCGACAGCATTAAGGGTCAACCGCCGGCGATCCCGGGCATTATCTATCAGGAAAACTTTGCGGGTTTTCTTGAGCGCAAAATCTACACCTACAATACCGGTAACGCGACCATCGCTTATCTCGGCTATTTAAAAAAAAGCTATGCGCTGGCGGACGCCGCTAACGACGATTTCATCGTTGCCGTCTTGGATCAGGTCTATCAGCAGACCAATAAAGCGCTCTCCCTGAAGCATAAATGTAGCCTCGAAGAACAGACGGCCTTTTCTGAACAAGCGAAACGAAAATATCAGGATTACGCCATCATTGATGATGTTCGTCGCCATGCCAATGACCCAATAAGAAAACTCGGCCCGGACGATCGTCTGATAGGCGCCGCCAGGCTAGTACAGGCGTACCACCTTCCCGTGGACGGTATCAGTATCGCCATTGCCGCGGCGCTTTATTATGACAACCCGCAAGATGCGCTTGCCGTTTCATTGCAGGCCCTGCGCGAGCAACGGGGTATTGATCATGTGCTGCAAACCGTTTGCCAGATTTCTCTCGACGGCGACTTAGCCAAAACGATCAAGGCAAAAATTGTTTATCTCAAAAAAATAGGACTTATCGATCATGAGTAACACACCGTCAGCAGTAATTATTGGCGCGGGTCAAACCGGACGCGGTTTTATTGCCCGATTTTTGGCGAAAAGCGGCTATCACCTGACCTTTATCGACAACAATGACAAGACAGTGCAATACCTACAGGAAGATAACTTCTTTACCATCCATTGTTTTGATGAAACGGTACGCCCGGTACATATTCATGATTTTACCGCCTATCGGGCCGGGACGCCTGAAGCATTGCGGGCTATCGCGGCGGCGGACGTGCTGTTTGTCTCGGTTGGCCAGCAGAATTTGCCGGTGATTGCAAAAGACATCGCTCTTGGGGTCAATGCCCGACGTAAATCGGGGCTGGCGCCGCTTAAGGTGCTTACCGCCGAAAACGGAGTCTCGCCAGGGCAAATTCTCGGCGATGCCCTGCGCCAAGATCTCGACGACCCTGAAAGCGTTGCGATATCGGAGGTGGCGATTTTCTGCACCACGAATGTGCTTAAGAAAACCCGTTTGGATATTGGGACTGAAAACTATAACCGCGTTCCCTACAACGCGCGGGCGTTGGGCGGCGAGCTGCCTATTAAAGGCTTTGTCGCCGAAGCAGACATGACCCAATTATTAAAACGCAAGATTTATACTTACAACTTTATCAGCGCGTGCGTGACGTACCTCGGCGCTTATAAAGGTATAGAGGATTACGCGACGTCGGCAAACGATCAAGAGGTGCGTGAACTTATCTTCCGCGTGGTGCCGGAGCTAAATAAAGCACTGTGCAAAGTATTGGCCGTGGATGCGGCCTCACAGGAGACATTCTCGGATAATGCGCTAAAGAAATTTAGCGATTATACGATTGAAGATTATGTCAGTAAAAATGCGCGCGAGGTGTCGCGCAAGCTGCGTCCTGACGACCGTATGATCGCACCGGCAAATATGATTATCGCCAACGCCGGCGATACCCACGCCATCGCTATCGTCATCGCTGCCGCACTCTTCTGGGGAGAGAAAAATGAAAAACTGTTGGCCACGTACGGCAGCGTTGACGCCGTTCTTACCTCGCTGAGTCAGGTGCCGGCGGATTCAGCGCTTTTTCGCCAGGTTAAAGACTGTTATGCGGCATTAAAACAAGGAACAACGATTACGCAACTGCTGAAATAACCAAGTAACCCAATCAAGGAACACACAGGCCAAAGGAAATTATTTGGCGTGTGTTTCCTGCATCTGAAATCCGAGCCCTACTACAATTATATTAGAGGTTGACATGAGTAATAATAAACCCACAAAAGTCAGGTTTTTCATTCTTTTTATGGTGTTTATTTCGGTAGTGATTAACTATATGGACAGGAGTAACCTTTCTATTGCCGGTCCGCACATTGCGCAAGAATTTGGGTTATCGACCATCAAGATGGGCTATATTTATTCCGCCTTCGGCTGGACCTATGCCTTATTGCAAATTCCCGGCGGCTTCATCGTGGATAAAGTGCTGCCGCGAATGCTTTATACCCTGATGCTGGTCGGCTGGTCGGCAATGACGCTGCTGATGGGTATCGCGCAAGGGTTTGGCGCGCTTTTTGGCCTGCGTCTCGCCATCGGCGTGTTTGAAGTGCCGGCATTCCCCACCAATAACAAAATCGTCACCGCCTGGTTCCCTGAGCATGAAAAAGGCAAAGCCATTGCCTGCTACACCTCCGGCCAGTTCGTGGGGGTGGCATTCCTGACGCCGGTGCTGGTGGCGATCCAGACCTGGTTGGGGTGGCAAGGTATGTTTATCCTGATGGGGGCAATTGGCATCGTGTGGGGATTGATTTGGTACGCGCTGTATCGTCAACCCGATGAACATCAAGGCGTCAATCAGGCGGAGATAGACTATATCAAGCAGGGCGGCGGCGTGATTTCCGCTACCACCGCGAATACGGCAAGCGGCAAACAGAAAATTGAATGGTCGCAGATCAAAATGGCGTTCTCGCGCCGTAAATTATGGGGCGTGTATATCGGTCAGTTCGCGTCAACCTCGATGCTTTGGTTCTTCCTGACCTGGTTTCCCACCTATCTGGTGCAGTATCGGGGACTGGATTTCATCAAGGTGGGTTTTCTCACCTCTATTCCTTTTCTGGCGGCCTTTGTCGGGGTGCTGTTGGGGGGCACGTTCTCAGACTGGCTTATCAAGCGCGGCCATAGCATAACCTTGGCGCGTAAGTTGCCCATCATCTTGGGCCTGTTACTTTCCACCTCCATTGTGGGCGCCAATTTTACCGATAACACCACCCTTATCGTGGTATTCATGACGATTGCGTTTTTCGGTAACGGCTTTTCTTCGATTACCTGGACGTTGGTATCGGCGATTGCGCCGGTTAAGGCTATTGGTATCACCGGCGGCACCTTTAACTTCATGGGTAACCTGTCATCGATTTTCATCCCGATAGTGATTGGCTATCTGGTGAGCGGCGGCAATTTTGCGCCGGCGTTGATTTTTGTTTCGCTCATCGCGCTCATTGGCGCGCTGTCGTATATTTTTATCGTCGGTAAAGTGGAACGGGTGTCGTTCTAACGCGGTCAATGCCGCGCGCCCAAGACCGACATCCACCTGGAGGTACACCGGTAACGGGCCCGTTTGCTGCCGGCGGGCCGCTTCGGTAATGGTGTCGACGCCGGTAAAGGTCGGCGGCAATGCAGGCGACGCGGGCCCGGTGCCGCGGGGCCTCAGCAGCAGCTCGCGCCCACCGCCTGCAAACCTCGGCCGGCGCTGAACGTCAGGTGGCGATCATCACCTGTACATTCGCCAGCTCCAGGGCGGTC
This region includes:
- a CDS encoding 2-dehydropantoate 2-reductase N-terminal domain-containing protein, with amino-acid sequence MSNTPSAVIIGAGQTGRGFIARFLAKSGYHLTFIDNNDKTVQYLQEDNFFTIHCFDETVRPVHIHDFTAYRAGTPEALRAIAAADVLFVSVGQQNLPVIAKDIALGVNARRKSGLAPLKVLTAENGVSPGQILGDALRQDLDDPESVAISEVAIFCTTNVLKKTRLDIGTENYNRVPYNARALGGELPIKGFVAEADMTQLLKRKIYTYNFISACVTYLGAYKGIEDYATSANDQEVRELIFRVVPELNKALCKVLAVDAASQETFSDNALKKFSDYTIEDYVSKNAREVSRKLRPDDRMIAPANMIIANAGDTHAIAIVIAAALFWGEKNEKLLATYGSVDAVLTSLSQVPADSALFRQVKDCYAALKQGTTITQLLK
- a CDS encoding LysR family transcriptional regulator, with the protein product MDRFDALQLFIRIVELGSFSRAAAAQAIPRATASLAIKALEARLGTRLLDRTTRHVRPTLDGQAFYTRCVQVLSELESAESSLRHVAANPRGTLRVDMHGTHATRIVLPRIDDFRARYPHIDLVVSSGDRLVDLVPEGIDCAIRAGNPRDSTLVARRLAVMPQVICASPEYLARFGTPRHPDDLPAHQVVKFFSRSSAMDDTLELIIEGRVVEFALPGWMAVNDAENYVVSALRGCGLIQLPRFHVEEALRSGQLVAVLSEWPCPMFPLSALYPFHRQLSPRVRVFIDWLSVLYEEKFGPLTAMP
- a CDS encoding LacI family DNA-binding transcriptional regulator gives rise to the protein MVATIKDVAVKAGVSLGTVSKVINGDPSVSDKRRERVMATIAALGYSPNSIAQNLRTANSKTISVLLANITNPFQMALAKGIEEVAVAHSYNLTISATNEQSAKELESLAMFERNRSEGIIICSTGKTKEKICSLIEKNIPVVMVDRFVPGIPCDYVGDDFSHAIDIALQHLQALGHNRIGIIHGDMNTYHGEYRHGLVLSQMRKLGLSQDKDLHKTGPYTYEQGEQAFRELLAMSVPPTAILAVNNVLCAGAIHAANQSGVTIPDDVSLILINENNFMWDIVSPGITMVTQSPLTIGRRAANIIFERLRNKEKTAFTATLLAPTLVTRESTRSL
- a CDS encoding DUF1097 domain-containing protein; this translates as MAIHSWRKHLTVVLGESAVASSAATFVMVLELPVWAMFVGWIAFFTRGLNVRSGLINLVCVLIGMALGMGAAYLIAALSPLLGAYALTPVVIIVTAIALSLAKVPLVNNLLGFFLGLMAYFASHLPPSLATFASLALATAIGSLAGALAHLWQRRVNYVHQA
- a CDS encoding xylulokinase translates to MQNSVVLTLDIGTTSCKLVLIDKNGHELFSDKAHYPLLFPKPGQVEQDPQAIWSSIQTLLKRLSRDAGETYDIEAMAISSQISAHFLVDEAGTPLTNIISWMDSRAAAQARDLVSAYSKAQLRDALGMDMLIGPAFSIPKLKWLATHAAPTLARARYLIQIKEYVIWQLTGEWRSDLTSLKGVVNQQTRRLSTELLRWAGAPEGIIPPYGDPWEIAGYTKADVAGNLNIPVAMPVILGWNDLNAAILGTVGVPRHNSGFDITGTSEHIGFVGAEVLATSPEGINCLPFVDDVMLSYGVTSSGGQALQWYMNNIAVSKNYVDIERHVHRVPPGAEQLLFLPYINGERNPWWNPNAQGVFFGLRAHHTKDHMTRAVLEGVGFALKANTSRLETMPEAFVISGGASALDIWNQIKADIMGVPFKKLNTTEAGCLGVAILAAKALGWYRSLTVASENMIRTAKVYTPNSENHRLYNQKFTTYLRLYDALKPVFDVNVNQVEEVE
- a CDS encoding MFS transporter, producing MSNNKPTKVRFFILFMVFISVVINYMDRSNLSIAGPHIAQEFGLSTIKMGYIYSAFGWTYALLQIPGGFIVDKVLPRMLYTLMLVGWSAMTLLMGIAQGFGALFGLRLAIGVFEVPAFPTNNKIVTAWFPEHEKGKAIACYTSGQFVGVAFLTPVLVAIQTWLGWQGMFILMGAIGIVWGLIWYALYRQPDEHQGVNQAEIDYIKQGGGVISATTANTASGKQKIEWSQIKMAFSRRKLWGVYIGQFASTSMLWFFLTWFPTYLVQYRGLDFIKVGFLTSIPFLAAFVGVLLGGTFSDWLIKRGHSITLARKLPIILGLLLSTSIVGANFTDNTTLIVVFMTIAFFGNGFSSITWTLVSAIAPVKAIGITGGTFNFMGNLSSIFIPIVIGYLVSGGNFAPALIFVSLIALIGALSYIFIVGKVERVSF